In Variovorax paradoxus, a single genomic region encodes these proteins:
- a CDS encoding DNA repair ATPase yields MHPTDETGAPPGAPAQPAASDPSAQTEALVSGSGSYELLKKRLETQGEGLQEKTQELNEQRLAEFGRSDQTLILRTRARTENNAVARDLVRIGDLLLLGYNVFIGLRKETAVGDVFGLYRLVSPDEAGAESDELQPVPLAGTFLEDARFASDFRELYAYYKQATLVQLRVTQDKLLAAFQIGQQITDVRVFRWAIERDGRISYIDNRGERDIALPASHDFEWTVATREDHVGGKHPHVNVLDTVFVETLGGDLTVKIENNTETGLGIYSEPVEDRSQSLTDAEIAWAKLGMLILLRVKPYREQVTRYLVFNIRTQQVERIDAIGGSCVQLPEDHGIIFPGGYYLQSGEHKRFDLPAETVENLRFKRMLRSPNGEDVAYIFYDPKPGRYALFNYNLIDKKLATPIIANGYARFADGRILVFHDNSGEPSRVHPMQLWQTPFASEEHVSAQPPATGFFGKIGNAELVRGVSDLMGIARAVREQAPTKAAYEDLIRQCTRVSDAYFWLDAPEAAGLMGELRSIAEVARSTLAEFEKVDTIRRETARALARAEDEQHALLVDIASTIWRAPDDFVKALARLRERRGALQMLKELRYADLPRIAAMDAALATEQQRIGERAMQFLAADTAFAGQRQALDKLALELPNLATSPALGQLLATLDEQAAGLDLLTEQLGSLPGGDAVIRTSILDRISLIYADINRMRADARARRKSLGATEARAEFGAQFKLFSQAVENALEFADTPEKCDDALTRLLAQLEEIEGRFAEQEDFLRDIAEKRENVYEALSARRQSLVDARQRRAQGVVDAAGRILDGIPRRIAQFGELTQVHSYFAADPMIGKLHTLIADLRTLGAAVPADELDTRLKTARDQALRAVRDKRELVSEGGDTLRLGRHAFTVHRQPVDLTLVAREDGMAYQVTGTDYQSPVDDERLRELHGYWNQSLVSETPELSRAEYLAGRLLESLLDGKAERSWTDVRTLLAEDPQHPQLLEMVRRFAAARYQEGYQKGIHDDDALRLLGALVAMQDQAGLLAWGPTERALALLYWQHGHLIAHRESLLRRARAAMQMSEMFGRRDALEQLEADTARSLNNFVRDVLPDLLPLAGNATQQERDTHDGRVATLCEQAAAYLARELAAHAGETWVVSGAGEDLAATLLRELERGGRRDAWQADLDAAPPAERWRLARDWVHAYALHQSPESIDWVDDAASVLAMPLQRTRVNVALDRTVEGLRGEHPRVADGRMTLNLNDFWRRFLFHATHVVPGFEALGSLRHELLEREKARLKLSQFQAKPLSTFVRNRLIDELYLPIIGDNLAKQIGSAGEGSRTDRMGLLLLISPPGYGKTTLMEYVADRLGLIFVRINCPALGHGVSAIDPANAPNSAARQELEKLNLGLAMGSNVMLYLDDIQHTSPEFLQKFIALADGTRRIEGVWNGEPRSYDMRGKRFAIVMAGNPYTESGDVFKIPDMLANRADIYNLGDVLSGREAAFALSYIENSLTSNPTLMPLASRDPKDVQLLVQMAQGHEVPSSALSHAYSAVELEEIKTLLQRLFRARDLLLKVNLAYIESAAQQEAYRTAPPFKLQGSYRNMTKLAGKITALMRDDELDALLRDHYRGEAQTLTTGAEENLLRLAQLLGSPTPEESARWQVICEEFVRQRKLGGADVDGSQRIASSMLDVARAVDGLKPVPVPPAEGPSDSQRLADAMLQIAVTYRELILPLVTATERRLELDRSITHDMKRLSAEMQAAQAVPKRTPKNGKEE; encoded by the coding sequence ATGCACCCAACGGATGAAACGGGCGCACCGCCCGGCGCTCCAGCGCAACCGGCCGCCTCCGACCCGTCGGCCCAGACCGAGGCCCTGGTCTCCGGCAGCGGCAGCTACGAGCTGCTGAAGAAGCGGCTGGAAACACAGGGCGAGGGCCTGCAGGAGAAGACGCAGGAGCTCAACGAGCAGCGGCTGGCCGAGTTCGGCCGCTCCGACCAGACCCTGATACTGCGCACCCGCGCGCGTACCGAGAACAACGCGGTGGCGCGCGACCTGGTGCGCATCGGCGACCTGCTGCTGCTGGGCTACAACGTGTTCATCGGCCTGCGCAAGGAGACCGCCGTCGGCGACGTGTTCGGCCTGTACCGGCTGGTGTCGCCGGACGAGGCCGGTGCCGAGAGCGACGAACTGCAGCCCGTGCCGCTGGCCGGTACGTTCCTGGAAGACGCGCGCTTCGCGTCCGACTTCCGTGAGCTGTATGCCTACTACAAGCAGGCCACGCTGGTGCAGCTGCGCGTGACGCAGGACAAGCTGCTCGCGGCTTTCCAGATCGGCCAGCAGATCACCGACGTGCGCGTGTTCCGCTGGGCCATCGAGCGCGATGGCCGCATCAGCTATATCGACAACCGGGGCGAGCGCGACATCGCCTTGCCCGCGAGCCACGACTTCGAGTGGACCGTGGCCACGCGCGAAGACCACGTGGGCGGCAAGCATCCGCACGTGAACGTGCTGGACACGGTGTTCGTCGAGACGCTGGGCGGCGACCTCACCGTCAAGATAGAGAACAACACCGAGACCGGCCTGGGCATCTACAGCGAGCCCGTGGAAGACCGGAGCCAGTCGCTGACCGACGCCGAGATTGCCTGGGCCAAGCTCGGCATGCTGATCCTCCTGCGCGTGAAGCCGTACCGCGAGCAGGTCACGCGCTACCTGGTGTTCAACATCCGCACGCAGCAGGTGGAGCGCATCGACGCCATCGGCGGCTCGTGCGTGCAGCTGCCGGAAGACCACGGCATCATCTTCCCGGGCGGCTACTACCTGCAGTCGGGCGAGCACAAGCGCTTCGACCTGCCGGCCGAGACGGTGGAAAACCTGCGCTTCAAGCGCATGCTGCGCTCGCCCAACGGCGAAGACGTGGCCTACATCTTCTACGACCCCAAGCCGGGCCGCTACGCGCTCTTCAACTACAACCTGATCGACAAGAAGCTCGCGACGCCGATCATCGCCAACGGCTACGCGCGCTTTGCCGACGGCCGCATCCTGGTGTTCCACGACAACTCGGGGGAGCCTTCGCGCGTGCATCCGATGCAGCTGTGGCAAACCCCGTTCGCCAGCGAAGAGCACGTGAGCGCGCAGCCGCCCGCCACGGGCTTCTTCGGCAAGATCGGCAACGCCGAGCTGGTGCGCGGGGTGAGCGACCTGATGGGCATCGCCCGCGCGGTGCGCGAACAGGCGCCGACCAAGGCCGCATACGAAGACCTGATCCGCCAATGCACCCGCGTGAGCGACGCCTACTTCTGGCTCGACGCGCCGGAGGCTGCGGGCCTGATGGGCGAACTGCGCAGCATCGCCGAGGTGGCGCGCAGCACGCTGGCCGAGTTCGAGAAGGTCGATACCATCCGCCGCGAGACAGCGCGCGCACTGGCCCGCGCGGAAGACGAGCAGCATGCGTTGCTGGTCGACATCGCCAGCACGATCTGGCGTGCCCCTGACGATTTCGTGAAGGCGCTGGCGCGGCTGCGCGAGCGGCGCGGCGCGCTGCAGATGCTCAAGGAACTGCGTTATGCCGACCTGCCGCGCATCGCCGCCATGGACGCAGCGCTGGCCACCGAGCAGCAGCGCATCGGCGAGCGCGCGATGCAGTTCCTGGCGGCCGACACGGCCTTCGCCGGTCAGCGCCAGGCACTGGACAAGCTGGCGCTCGAGCTGCCGAACCTGGCGACCTCGCCGGCGCTGGGCCAGCTTCTCGCCACGCTCGACGAACAGGCGGCCGGCCTCGATTTGCTGACCGAACAGCTCGGCAGCCTGCCGGGCGGCGACGCTGTGATCCGCACGTCGATCCTGGACCGCATCTCGCTGATCTACGCTGACATCAACCGCATGCGCGCCGATGCGCGCGCGCGGCGCAAGTCGCTTGGCGCGACCGAGGCGCGGGCCGAGTTCGGCGCGCAGTTCAAGCTGTTCAGCCAGGCGGTGGAAAACGCGCTGGAGTTCGCCGACACGCCGGAGAAGTGCGACGACGCGCTCACGCGCCTGCTGGCGCAGCTGGAAGAAATCGAAGGCCGCTTCGCCGAGCAGGAAGACTTCCTGCGCGACATCGCCGAGAAGCGCGAGAACGTGTACGAGGCGCTCTCCGCGCGCCGGCAGAGCCTGGTCGATGCCCGCCAGCGCCGCGCGCAGGGCGTGGTCGACGCGGCCGGCCGCATCCTCGACGGCATTCCGCGCCGCATCGCGCAGTTCGGTGAGCTGACGCAGGTCCACAGCTATTTCGCGGCCGACCCGATGATCGGCAAGCTGCACACGCTGATTGCCGACCTGCGCACGCTGGGCGCGGCGGTACCTGCCGACGAATTGGACACGCGCTTGAAGACCGCGCGCGACCAGGCCCTGCGCGCGGTGCGCGACAAACGCGAGCTGGTGAGCGAGGGCGGCGACACGCTGCGGCTGGGTCGCCATGCCTTCACGGTGCACCGCCAGCCGGTCGACCTGACGCTGGTGGCACGCGAAGACGGCATGGCCTACCAGGTCACCGGCACCGACTACCAGAGCCCGGTCGACGACGAGCGGCTGCGCGAGCTGCACGGTTACTGGAACCAGTCGCTCGTGTCCGAGACGCCGGAGCTCTCGCGCGCCGAATACCTGGCGGGCCGATTGCTCGAATCGCTGCTGGACGGCAAGGCCGAGCGCAGCTGGACCGACGTGCGCACGCTGCTGGCCGAAGACCCGCAGCATCCGCAACTGCTGGAGATGGTGCGGCGCTTTGCCGCCGCGCGCTACCAGGAGGGCTACCAGAAGGGCATTCACGACGACGACGCGCTGCGCCTGCTCGGTGCGCTGGTCGCCATGCAGGACCAGGCCGGCCTGCTGGCCTGGGGTCCGACCGAGCGCGCGCTGGCGCTGCTCTACTGGCAGCACGGCCACCTGATCGCGCATCGCGAGTCGCTGCTGCGGCGCGCCCGCGCGGCGATGCAGATGAGCGAGATGTTCGGGCGGCGCGACGCGCTCGAGCAACTCGAAGCCGACACGGCGCGCTCGCTCAACAACTTCGTGCGCGACGTGCTGCCCGATCTGCTGCCGTTGGCCGGCAACGCCACGCAGCAAGAGCGCGACACGCACGACGGCCGCGTCGCCACGCTTTGCGAGCAGGCGGCGGCATACCTTGCGCGCGAGCTGGCGGCGCATGCCGGCGAAACCTGGGTGGTGTCGGGCGCCGGCGAAGACCTGGCCGCGACGCTGCTGCGCGAACTGGAGCGCGGTGGTCGCCGCGATGCATGGCAGGCGGACCTCGATGCCGCCCCGCCTGCCGAGCGCTGGCGCCTTGCGCGCGACTGGGTGCATGCCTATGCGCTGCATCAGTCACCCGAGTCGATCGACTGGGTGGACGACGCAGCCAGCGTGCTGGCGATGCCGCTGCAGCGCACGCGCGTGAACGTGGCGCTCGACCGCACGGTCGAGGGGCTGCGCGGGGAGCATCCGCGCGTGGCCGACGGCCGCATGACGCTGAACCTCAACGACTTCTGGCGGCGCTTCCTGTTCCATGCCACGCATGTGGTGCCGGGTTTCGAGGCGCTGGGCAGCCTGCGCCACGAGCTGCTGGAGCGCGAGAAAGCGCGCCTGAAACTCAGCCAGTTCCAGGCCAAGCCGCTGTCGACCTTCGTTCGCAACCGGCTGATCGACGAGCTTTACCTGCCCATCATCGGCGACAACCTGGCCAAGCAGATCGGCTCCGCGGGCGAGGGCAGCCGCACCGACCGCATGGGCCTGCTGCTGCTGATTTCGCCACCCGGCTACGGCAAGACCACGCTGATGGAATACGTGGCCGACCGGCTGGGCCTGATCTTCGTGCGCATCAACTGCCCGGCGCTGGGCCACGGCGTCTCGGCCATCGACCCCGCCAATGCGCCCAACAGCGCGGCGCGGCAGGAGCTGGAGAAACTCAACCTCGGCCTGGCGATGGGCAGCAACGTGATGCTGTACCTCGACGACATCCAGCACACGAGCCCGGAGTTCCTGCAGAAGTTCATCGCGCTGGCCGACGGCACGCGCCGCATCGAAGGCGTTTGGAACGGCGAGCCGCGCAGCTACGACATGCGGGGCAAGCGCTTCGCCATCGTGATGGCGGGCAACCCGTACACCGAGTCGGGCGACGTGTTCAAGATCCCGGACATGCTGGCCAACCGCGCCGACATCTACAACCTGGGCGACGTGCTCTCGGGGCGCGAAGCAGCATTTGCGCTGTCCTACATCGAGAACAGCCTCACGTCGAACCCGACGCTGATGCCGCTGGCCTCGCGCGACCCGAAGGACGTGCAGTTGCTGGTGCAGATGGCGCAGGGACACGAGGTGCCCAGCAGCGCACTGTCGCATGCCTACAGCGCGGTCGAGCTGGAAGAGATCAAGACGCTGCTGCAGCGCCTCTTCCGCGCACGCGACCTTTTGCTGAAGGTCAACCTTGCCTACATCGAGTCGGCCGCGCAGCAGGAGGCCTACCGCACCGCGCCGCCGTTCAAGCTGCAGGGCAGCTACCGCAACATGACCAAGCTGGCGGGCAAGATCACCGCGTTGATGCGCGACGACGAGCTCGACGCGCTGCTGCGCGACCACTACCGCGGCGAGGCCCAGACGCTGACCACCGGCGCCGAGGAAAACCTGCTGCGCCTCGCGCAGCTGCTCGGCAGCCCCACGCCGGAAGAGAGCGCGCGTTGGCAGGTCATCTGCGAGGAGTTCGTGCGCCAGCGCAAGCTCGGCGGCGCAGACGTGGACGGCAGCCAGCGCATTGCCAGCAGCATGCTCGACGTGGCGCGCGCGGTCGACGGGCTCAAGCCGGTGCCCGTGCCGCCCGCCGAAGGGCCGAGCGACAGCCAGCGCCTGGCCGACGCCATGCTGCAGATCGCCGTGACCTACCGCGAGCTGATCCTGCCGCTGGTGACGGCGACTGAGCGCCGCCTGGAGCTCGACCGCTCGATCACGCACGACATGAAGCGGCTGTCCGCGGAAATGCAGGCTGCCCAGGCCGTGCCGAAGCGCACGCCCAAGAACGGCAAGGAGGAGTGA
- a CDS encoding CaiB/BaiF CoA transferase family protein, protein MNALEGLKVLELGQLIAGPFAGKTLAEFGADVIKVEPEGVGDPLRKWRLLRDGGSVWWEVQSRNKRSVCLDLRSTEGQEAVRALASEADVLIENFKPGTLEGWGLGWEQLHALNPRLIMLRISGYGQTGPYRDKPGFGVLGESMGGLRYLSGEPGRVPVRVGVSLGDTLAALHGVIGVLTALHHRTAHGGQGQFIDVALYESVFNVMESLLPEYDAFGAVRERAGSALPGIAPTNAYRCNDGHYVLVAGNGDSIFRRLMRAIGRADLEGDPQLAHNDGRVRRVEEIDAAIEAWTLQRSRDEVLAALDAAGVPVGRIYTVADIASDPQYLARGMIVESPTSNGGTLKVPGVVPKLSATPGRIAHPAPRLGQHNGDLREGGWPARRSESEAA, encoded by the coding sequence ATGAATGCACTCGAAGGCCTGAAGGTGCTGGAGCTGGGCCAGCTGATTGCCGGCCCCTTCGCCGGCAAGACGCTGGCGGAGTTCGGCGCCGACGTGATCAAGGTCGAGCCCGAAGGCGTCGGCGATCCGCTGCGCAAGTGGCGGCTGCTGCGCGACGGCGGCTCGGTCTGGTGGGAAGTGCAGTCGCGCAACAAGCGCTCGGTGTGCCTCGACCTGCGCAGCACCGAGGGGCAGGAAGCCGTGCGTGCGCTGGCGAGCGAGGCCGATGTGCTGATCGAGAACTTCAAGCCCGGCACGCTCGAAGGCTGGGGCCTGGGCTGGGAGCAACTGCATGCGCTGAACCCCCGGCTCATCATGCTGCGCATCTCCGGCTATGGGCAGACGGGGCCGTACCGCGACAAGCCCGGCTTCGGCGTGCTTGGCGAATCGATGGGCGGCCTGCGCTACCTCAGCGGCGAGCCTGGCCGGGTGCCGGTGCGCGTGGGCGTCTCGCTGGGCGACACGCTAGCCGCGCTGCACGGCGTGATCGGCGTGCTCACCGCGCTGCACCACCGCACGGCGCATGGCGGGCAGGGGCAGTTCATCGACGTGGCGCTGTACGAATCGGTGTTCAACGTGATGGAAAGCCTGCTGCCGGAGTACGACGCCTTCGGCGCGGTGCGGGAACGCGCCGGCAGCGCGCTGCCCGGCATCGCGCCGACCAACGCCTACCGCTGCAACGACGGGCATTACGTGCTGGTGGCCGGCAACGGCGACAGCATCTTCCGCCGGCTGATGCGCGCCATCGGCAGGGCGGATCTTGAGGGCGACCCGCAACTCGCCCACAACGACGGGCGCGTGCGGCGGGTGGAAGAGATCGACGCCGCCATCGAGGCGTGGACGCTGCAGCGCAGCCGCGACGAGGTGCTGGCGGCGCTCGACGCAGCCGGCGTGCCGGTCGGCCGCATATACACCGTGGCCGACATCGCGAGCGACCCGCAGTACCTGGCGCGCGGGATGATCGTGGAGTCGCCCACGTCGAACGGCGGCACGCTGAAGGTGCCCGGCGTGGTGCCCAAGCTCAGCGCGACACCGGGGCGTATCGCGCATCCCGCGCCACGGCTGGGCCAGCACAACGGCGACTTGCGTGAAGGCGGCTGGCCTGCGCGCCGCTCGGAAAGCGAGGCCGCATGA
- a CDS encoding phospholipase D-like domain-containing protein, which yields MSAHPVADPQPALPELLAQLDATLADDRLSDDERRVLVHTLREASPPEDGLRQLRNRAFDLVRARTADPEQLALLKWLEGVVRAIDTGRSPDNVAVRSQAFFSPGTACLQAINQQLRAARRSVDLCVFTLSDDRITAEVLAAHRRGVSLRFISDNDKEFDRGSDVGQLRAAGIPVAVDRTDAHMHHKFAIFDGARLLNGSYNWTRSACEFNEENLVLSNDPSLVRRFADEFDTLWKELQAPR from the coding sequence ATGTCCGCACACCCCGTGGCCGATCCGCAGCCGGCGTTGCCCGAACTGCTCGCCCAACTCGACGCCACGCTGGCCGACGACCGCCTGAGCGACGACGAGCGCCGGGTGCTGGTGCACACGCTGCGCGAAGCCTCGCCGCCGGAAGATGGCCTGCGCCAGTTGCGCAACCGCGCCTTCGACCTGGTGCGCGCGCGCACCGCCGACCCGGAGCAGCTGGCCTTGCTGAAATGGCTCGAAGGCGTGGTGCGCGCCATCGACACCGGGCGCTCGCCCGACAACGTGGCGGTGCGCTCGCAGGCCTTCTTCAGCCCCGGCACCGCCTGCCTGCAGGCCATCAACCAGCAATTGCGGGCCGCCAGGCGCTCGGTCGACCTGTGCGTGTTCACGCTGTCGGACGACCGCATCACCGCCGAAGTGCTGGCCGCGCACAGGCGGGGCGTGTCGCTGCGCTTCATCTCCGACAACGACAAGGAGTTCGACCGCGGCAGCGACGTCGGCCAGTTGCGCGCCGCCGGCATCCCGGTCGCCGTGGACCGCACCGATGCCCACATGCATCACAAGTTCGCGATCTTCGACGGTGCGCGGCTGCTCAACGGCAGCTACAACTGGACGCGCAGCGCCTGCGAATTCAACGAGGAGAACCTGGTGCTGAGCAACGACCCGTCCCTGGTGCGCCGCTTCGCGGACGAATTCGACACCTTGTGGAAAGAACTGCAGGCCCCGCGATGA
- a CDS encoding hydroxymethylglutaryl-CoA lyase, with the protein MKTGNGTRLHINEVATRDGFQMESRFIPTDDKVALIDRLSGLGYAKIEVTSFTSATAIPALRDGEEVMHRIARRPGVVYTALVPNVRGAQRALESRIDEFNIVMSVSETHNLSNLRMTREQSFAQLAEVLALAGQADVPVNVSLSCVFGCPMEGDVPVLTVLGWIERFAALGVQGVTLCDTTGMAYPTQVQAVCERVIAVYPALDWTAHFHNTRGMGLANTVAAVEAGIRRLDMSLGGIGGCPYAPGATGNVATEDVVHMLQCMGYETGMDLGGLIAASAELAVLVQHELPSQVSRAGHRLTRHAPPPDFNDIAARADARARKELYP; encoded by the coding sequence ATGAAGACCGGCAACGGCACCCGGCTGCACATCAACGAGGTGGCCACGCGCGACGGCTTCCAGATGGAGAGCCGATTCATTCCCACCGACGACAAGGTCGCGCTGATCGACCGGCTGAGCGGGCTGGGCTACGCGAAGATCGAGGTGACATCGTTCACGTCGGCGACGGCGATTCCCGCGCTGCGCGATGGCGAAGAGGTGATGCATCGCATCGCGCGCCGGCCCGGCGTGGTCTACACGGCGCTGGTGCCGAACGTGCGCGGCGCGCAGCGGGCGCTGGAAAGCCGCATCGACGAGTTCAACATCGTGATGTCGGTGAGCGAGACGCACAACCTGTCGAACCTGCGCATGACGCGGGAGCAGTCGTTCGCGCAGCTGGCCGAGGTGCTCGCGCTCGCCGGGCAGGCCGACGTGCCGGTGAACGTGTCGCTGTCCTGCGTGTTCGGCTGCCCGATGGAGGGCGATGTGCCGGTGCTGACGGTGCTCGGCTGGATCGAGCGCTTTGCTGCGCTCGGTGTGCAGGGCGTGACGCTGTGCGATACGACGGGCATGGCCTATCCGACACAGGTGCAGGCTGTCTGCGAGCGGGTCATCGCGGTCTACCCGGCGCTGGACTGGACCGCCCACTTCCACAACACGCGCGGCATGGGCCTGGCGAACACGGTGGCTGCCGTCGAGGCGGGCATCCGCCGGCTCGACATGTCGCTCGGCGGCATCGGCGGCTGCCCCTATGCGCCCGGCGCGACCGGCAATGTCGCGACCGAAGACGTGGTCCACATGCTGCAGTGCATGGGTTACGAGACGGGCATGGACCTGGGCGGGCTCATCGCTGCGTCGGCCGAACTGGCGGTGCTCGTGCAGCACGAACTGCCGAGCCAGGTGTCCCGCGCGGGCCATCGCCTGACGCGGCACGCACCACCCCCGGATTTCAACGACATCGCGGCCAGGGCCGACGCCCGCGCACGGAAGGAGCTTTACCCATGA